One genomic window of Monodelphis domestica isolate mMonDom1 chromosome 1, mMonDom1.pri, whole genome shotgun sequence includes the following:
- the LOC100617184 gene encoding olfactory receptor 11H4-like: MNKSEAHTVTEFVLLGFPGDWEIQILLFSLFLIVYILTMIGNGAIICAVKWDQRLHTPMYFLLGNFAFLEIWYITSTVPSMLENFLSETKAISFAGCFLQFYFFTSLAATEVYFLCIMAYDRYLAICHPLHYPIKMTLQRCYTLISVCWVLGFLSYSLTTVQLSQLTFCGPNIIDHFICDLDPLMALSCAPAPTTEILFYIINSLIIILTAIYLLGSYILLLRAVLRVPSAAGRRKAFSTCGSHLAVVCLFFGSLMIMYVSPTSENSGEAQKIITLFYTVVTPFLNPLIYSLRNKEMKAALRKLIRISSE; the protein is encoded by the coding sequence ATGAACAAGTCAGAAGCGCACACTGTGACTGAATTTGTCCTCCTAGGCTTCCCTGGGGACTGGGAGATACAAATcttactcttttctttatttttgatagTCTATATCCTGACCATGATAGGAAATGGGGCCATCATCTGTGCAGTGAAGTGGGACCAAAGACTCCACACTCCCATGTACTTCCTACTGGGGAATTTTGCCTTCCTAGAGATCTGGTATATCACCTCCACTGTTCCCAGCATGTTGGAAAACTTCCTCTCAGAGACCAAAGCCATCTCCTTTGCTGGTTGCTTCCTCCAATTCTATTTCTTCACCTCTCTTGCTGCAACTGAAGTCTACTTCTTATGCATCATGGCTTATGATCGTTATCTTGCCATCTGCCACCCATTGCACTACCCAATCAAAATGACCTTACAGCGCTGTTACACTTTGATATCTGTGTGCTGGGTGCTTGGTTTCCTAAGCTATTCTCTAACTACTGTGCAACTCTCCCAGTTGACATTCTGTGGTCCCAACATCATTGATCACTTTATTTGTGACCTAGATCCACTCATGGCTCTATCATGTGCCCCTGCTCCTACCACTGAAATTCTGTTTTATATCATAAACTCCCTCATCATCATTCTTACTGCAATTTACCTCCTTGGATCATATATCCTGTTACTAAGAGCTGTGCTGCGAGTTCCCTCAGCAGCTGGTAGACGAAAAGCCTTCTCCACATGTGGATCTCATCTGGCTGTGGTCTGCCTCTTCTTTGGGAGTCTGATGATCATGTATGTAAGCCCAACATCTGAGAACTCAGGAGAAGCACAGAAGATAATAACCTTGTTCTATACAGTTGTGACACCATTTTTAAACCCCCTGATTTATAGCCTCCGAAATAAGGAGATGAAAGCTGCCCTGAGAAAACTCATTCGGATATCTTCAGAATAG